In Rhinolophus ferrumequinum isolate MPI-CBG mRhiFer1 chromosome 16, mRhiFer1_v1.p, whole genome shotgun sequence, the sequence tggctcttccccaaagtcaaaatgaccataaaaggtacatgttttgaatctattcaggacatcgaggcagccacgacaacacaagtaaagacatgaaagaggacttccagaactgcttcagaaagtggcaagaatgatggaataagtgtgttctaactgaggggaagtattttgaggggaattagtGGCAATAATTCtcttattgtaataattttttttatttaaacattcactgtatttgttgatcacaccttgtgTTTCTTTCCCAAATGGATAGCCTTCTGTcataacaccatttattgaattatcTGTCATTCTGAAAAGTTTTGAAATACATGTGAAGTGGGGGAATAGTTCTTTGGCAATTTTCCGAATTCACACTGCTGCCACCCTCACCCTGCTCCCCTGCCTCCTGTTGAGGGTGTGCCTTAAAAGGCAGGTAGTGGTTGAGGACTGGGCCTGAGGTAGGATTTGGGTAAAGGCTGCTAAGTGTGCCTTGGGAGCATTGGGTTTCATCACCTCCAATCCTAACCACTTTCTCACCCACTTTGCATTCAATGTGTCTACTTTCCTGAGATTCTATAAGAGAATTTATGGAGATTTAAGTGAGAAAAGTGACTTCAGCCCCCCTTTAGAGGCACCTTTTCCCACCAAAGCTTTGTCATCTACTTTCACAATGGGATCTAAAAGTTTTCTTAACATCCACAGCTGATCCTGACCTCAGCAAAGCCCACATGCCCAAGAGTGACTTCTATGCTTATGGTGCTGTTTATCAGCAGAAGAACTGACTGTGGGCCCTGGAGCTTTGGGGGTGTCACACAGCCTTATGAGACAGCCTtggaagagaagggagcagagacaCCCATACAGCACTGCCCAAACAGGCAAGAGGACTGGCCTTTGCTGTACTCCCCTAGGCTTTGGAAACTAAAAGTGTCTGTAGCTGATCTAGAAGGCAAGAGAAAGCGAATGGTGATTGCACCCTGTCCCCTGGTACCCTacccctttctctgtctgactctggAACAAATGTTGGGAGGCACCAAAGAAAGTTCTGCAGTCATGCTGAAGGGCTTGTCTGGAAGGGGCGACTTCAGGGCACTTTCCACTACATACTCGGGGACTTTGTGAGATGGCTGCTGGCCTGGGGTTTGAGGAAGGTGGTGTGTTGGTCTTCTCAACTATCTCCCTCCTTAGGACAAGGGAGTGTATCTTGTTCACATTTGTGTCCCCAAtacccagcacagtacctggcacttaAAATGGGTTTAGCACATACATGTTGAATGAGCTTAAGTAACGATGCGTTATTAGTAATAGCAATAACTAACATTTAGGAATCAACTTATTACTTATGTTTTTGTATACTGTGTGAAattaagttgttttgttttgtttaacagaTGAGTGGCTTTTGGCTAGAGGACtaggacaagaaagagaaagtatTCCTTTTGCACACATCAACATTCTTCATTCAAAAAGATAAACCAGTCTCCAAGTGGGAGCTCTGCAGGCAGGGATCCCAAAGAGGACACTGAGCAGAAGAGCTCCAGGATGAGGGGAAACGCCgtgggaaaggggagaaagtCCCAGACAACAGTAGCTTCTGCCATGAGGAACTGTAATGCCATTCTCCCATCCCGGTTCCCTCTTGGGAAGGTCAGGATGATACAAAAGTGCATGTGAAGGAGGCTTGGGGCATTTTAGAGAGCCTTTATCTATCTCATTGACGCTAAAAAGCAACCTTGCCCTCTCCCAGTACTACGCTACAAGGCCAGGGACTTTACTGCCTGTGTTTCTGTGACTCTTCAGAGAAGCCCTATGAAGTAAAGCTCTTGCCCCATGTGCTGAGTGATTTTCAGGGCCTACAGTTTCTGAATgtttcagtcacatcttcaggtaAGAAAAATCTAATCTGTTATCCTAGAAAATCCCGTGTTCTCTCCATAGATCATTGGGTACACGCAGACCGGTTTTTTCTTGGTTCACTCACATACCTGCCTTTGCTCTGAGGGAACAGGACAGGAGATCGCCTGGCCTGTACCCTGGCCCTTCCAAGAAGCCTTCATCTGGTCCCCGTCACTGTCACGTGACCCTATCCTGGGCTCCCTACCACGTAAGCAGCCCGTCCTGAGTCCCGCAGGTAGCCAGTGGTGGAGCCAACCTGCAAATTCAAGACAATTGCAACGCCTGCTCTCCTGTCCTTATCGGGTGCGAAATCCTTACTAAAGGGAACTGAAGGGAAGAGCTCTCCAACAGACTGAAGCATCTTCCTCCCAGGCCCTCGAAATTCTCCTGCGGTGTTCTAAATTATCTTTTCCCAGTCTCTGCTTGAAATATGTGCTCCATGCTTCAGAGCCCTAATTACAGAACACGTAGTCTTTGCTCGTGCAGCCGCTCAACCCATAAACCCTAAGTACCCGACTTTATCAACCGACTTCTGTATCAGCCTACTTCTCCCCAAGATTTTGTTTCCTCCCGCGGTGCCTCCAAAAACCCTAGACTCCCGAGTTCCTGGCTCAGCCAACAGCCTCACCAGGATGCCCCAACCGCCTCGGCTCTTCGTCTACAGACAAGTCCGAGCAACAGGATGGGGGCCGCAGTGACGAAGCCTGAGAGCGGCTGGGCGCTGCCGAACTACGTTTCCCACAGTGCTCCGGGAAGCCGGGGCCGCCAAGGCCCGGGGACTGGCGGGCGGGCCCGCGCGGAGCCTCCTGGGAGTTGTAGTTTGGTCCGCTCGCGCCGGTGCTGCTGCGGGCTCGGCACCGGCCTTTGTCTGTCTGCGGGCACGCGCCGCTGTGGTGAGTGAGGCCGCCGGCCGGGTCAGAGCACCCAGGCGAGTCGGGCCATGCCAGCATGCCGCCGCTCCCGGGCCTGCCGCGGCACCCCCGACCCTGAGCAGGCCGCGCCGGCCCGGGCCCCGAGGGAGGCCAGCCGCGAGGGGATTGGTCTGCGGCCGGCAGAGAAGGGTCCAGCTGGCCCGGAGAGCAGGGTGCTGAGGTCCAGCACGCAGGGCAGGCCTGGGGGCCTGAGGCGGGAGGGAGAGTCTGCTTCGAGGAGCAGAGGCCCCTCCGACCGCCGCTCCGTAGGTCAGGGCGTATGGAAGGCCCAGCACCCTGGAGACGCGGGAGGAGGCGGCCACAGGCAGGTGTACCCCGGGCCTGCGGTGAGGATTCAGAAGACAGGGGCCCTGCAGTCTCTAGGGAGGgtaaatggagaaaggacagactCCTCCGGGTGGAGAATGGGAAAAAGCACAAAGTGAATTCAGGCTTGTGGAGGAGATCATCACCCCTACCCAGACTCGCCTAATCCTGAAACTATGCCCCAGGAGGTTCCGAGACAACAAAGTCACCTCCTCTTCTCATCCTTTCCTTTTGAGGGCTTTCAACTTTAAGCCTTAAATCTGTAGGTTATGTCAGAGACCATTCACGTTTGGTTCCTTTATTCTCCCGGGAGCTACTTAATATGACGCTGTTATTAACCTGTTTAGTCGGTGTGGAAATGGAGTCAGGGCTCTTTGGgtatttgtccaaggtcacatggggcagtggggagccagtGCAAAGAATCCAAGTCTCTCATGGCCTAAATCTGAGCTTCTCCAAAGGATAAATAGACTTTCTGATatgaaaagtaatattttctattataaagcCACTTTCTCCAAAATCTTCAGGAAACTGATTCCTCAGACGTGATCTAGGGAGAAAAGTCAGTTTCCCTTTATTGAGGAGGTTCCTGAGATACAGCTGAGTTGTTACTTGTTGAAAATATCACAGTATGTGGAGAGGCACAGCTATAAATTCTACCCACTTGTTCTGACCAAACTCTATTTGCTGGATTCTTCAGGGACAGAGTCCAACCTCAGGCAAAAGGTGCCAGGTACTTTCCACTGACTCTTGGTGGATGTGCAGTTGTTGAGCAGTTCAAGTAACACCTTGAACTTCCAAATGAAAGTCCTGTAGTGTCCTGGCACTCTGATAGGGGATTCCTTTGTAGCCTGTACTCCAAATTGGAGGTAAGAGTTTAAAATGCCTCTTCAGTCATCTCAACGGGGTATCAGAATGTGCAGTTAAGAAGAAGACTAGGTCTTcagttaacaaaacaaagaattgtaGTATCACACTGCTATTTCATTAAATCAGGCAGCCAGCATTTGATGGACCATATTAGAGGGAAACAAAGATTATACATTGAACCACTGTATAAAGTGTAAGAATTTAGTACTTAGGGTCCTGAAGTAAgaagagaatattaaaaagaagaagaaaagaaagaaagaaaagaaaaaaaaaaagataatgtggGGTGAGAGTGTTCCTAGGACCTAGAATAGTTGTAAAATCTGGTCAGCCCTGTTCCATTTTATACGAATTTCCACCAGCTCTTTAGTGATTAGGAACTAGAGAACTGTCTAGTGAAAGGTCATAGGCTGTGGATCCAGAAAATCCTGGATCTAAATCTTTGTTCCACCTTGACTCCTTACTGGCTCTGagaatttgggcaagttatttactcTAATTGGAGTGCTTTAGGCGATGTTTTAGAGTCCAAAGTAGGTCTTCCTCTTCCAAGTATATTGACAAGCATTTACTGGTACAGTTCCCTCAGAACTGGTATTCTCATTATCTTGAAGGGTAGGGGACGGGAGGGTCTGGGTCTGGAGCCTCCTAAGAATTGCTTAAAGGTAGGTAACATGAAATCTCTTGTTCTGTCCTTATAACCTAGGGGGAACTGAAGAGGAGAGCTGGAGACACTTCCATCACAGAACCAATCATGAAAGCTGAAATGTTGAGTTTTTCAGATTCTGAATTCCTTTGGAGGCTATACAAAATAGCAGATGGTTAGATGGGGGAAGGAACTGGAAGATCTCAATCACATGCCAAGGCTAAGGAACAACAGGAGTGACCGTTATCTTGGGATTGGCAGGAAGGATGTGTGCTTATGTGCTCTCAACTTTTCCACCTCCTGCTTCCACCTGGGCTCATTTATGTATGGTCATGGTACCTTTCAGCCCATTTTGCAGTTATAATATTGGTGATTAATATTACATCAGGCAATCCAGAGTTCCTCCATTTACTCATACACCAAACTGGAGTTCCTACTGATTTTATCCTTTTCACTCATGGATTCTCCTGttctttcctgtttgtttttgtttggttggttggtttttttcctcctcaggTGCTCAAGAACAGCCCATGGAAGCATCCTATGAAGAGGTGGTGGTGATTAAGGTCATACAGCAGGAGTGGACATGTTTGGATTTCCAACAGCTACCCTGCTGGACTGTCATGGAAGATATACCCAGAATGTAGCATTTTTCAGTGAGTGAGTCAGTTGATCGCTTGGGTGCCCTCAGCTCACTGTATACAGTGCCCATGTCCTCAGCACTGGTCAGCAggctgaggaagaagaggagacatTCCTTTGGTGGAGTTCACCATTCCTGGGGGTTACAGAGAAAACCTGCAAGCTAGAGTCAGAAATAACAGTAGAAACTGCAGAACAAGCCTGATGTGGAGGTAAACTTGTAGTAGTATCTCAGAGAATGAATGAGCAGCTTTAAATCTCAGCGCAATCACTGAGTAAGGAAGGGTAAGGGAGAGGAACAATGAGAAAATCTCCCTAGGATGACTCCAAGAAAACCGTTAATAGGGAGAAAATGGACCCATATTTAAAGGGCACTAGGAGGTTCAGATGTAAGGCAATATTGAAAAATTCAGATGCAATGTCAATATTTGCATAGGAAGTGTTTGAGAATAACTTCAAAACCAAAATTGATTTCACCATAGCATAGTAGACTGAAATAGCAtgaattttaaagggaaaattccTTGGATcaaattctgtaatttttctcGCTCTATCTGTGGTATCAGACAAGTTTTTTAACTTCCTTGAACTCCAgggtcttcatctgtaaaatgggacaataaGCTCTGCACTGCAGGGTTGAAGGAATTAGACGTCTGAAGTGGATTTCTCATGAAACTAATGAAATCTAAGTTTCAGGACCCCTCCTTTGTATGGGTCTCTCCAAACCCCTGTCcctacttttatacttttttcttaatgGAGTGCCtctaacattttaaagttttaagtcCTATACAACCTGAATCCATGCCTGTTTGGAGTCAGATAAAACTTGGGTTTGGGGTTCTATGTAATCCTGTATAGTTTTCTTAACTCTTCTGAGtatgttttcttatctgtaaaatggaggtattCACGTCTACTTCATAAGATTATTTGGGAGCCTATACTAAACAAAATACAGAGGCAGTATACTGCTGTGAAGCATGCCTGTGTTTGAATTCCATCTCTAAACTTACCTACCTGCATGACCTTTGACAGCCTCCATGTGttctcatttccttatctgtagcaATCTCATGGGATTGTTTTCAGGATTAAATTATTTACGCAATGTTCACAGTTTAaggtctggcacataataagaactcaaagctttgtttctttttccctattcttttcactcagcatattgCTGCATCTTACATGACTTCCCTCTCATTTTATcagatgtgatgacagaagcccACCACAAATATGATCCCTCTGAGGCCACAGGATCCTCAAGCTGGGATTTCCAGAATTCATTCAGAAGAGAGAAGCTGGAACAAAAATCGCCGGATTCTAAGACACTACAGGAAGATGCACCTGAAGTGAGACAGAGGGTCTATGAGTGCCAGGAATGTGGAAAATCCTTCAGGCAAAAGGGTAGTCTAACGTTACATGAGAGAATCCACACTGGTCAAAAACCCTTTGAGTGTACCCATTGTGGAAAAAGCTTCAGGGCCAAAGGCAATCTTGTTACACATCAGCGAATACACACAGGCGAGAAGCCCTATCAGTGCAAGGAGTGTGGTAAAAGCTTTAGTCAACGAGGTAGTCTGGCCGTTCATGAAAGACTCCACACTGGACAGAAACCCTATGAGTGTGCTATTTGTCAGAGAAGCTTCAGGAATCAGAGTAACCTTGCTGTTCATAGAAGAGTTCACAGTGGTGAGAAGCCCTATAGATGTGATCagtgtggaaaagccttcagtcAGAAAGGAAGCTTAATTGTTCACATCAGAGTCCACACAGGTCTGAAACCCTATGCCTGCGCACAATGCAGGAAGAGTTTCCATACCAGGGGAAATTGTATCCTGCATGGCAAAATCCATACAGGAGAGACACCATATCTGTGTGGTCAATGTGGAAAAAGCTTCACTCAGagaggaagtctggctgtgcacCAGCGAAGCTGCCCACAAAGGCTCACCCTTTGACCTCTCTTTATGAATTACAAAATCCTCTGAGATCAAGCAGCCTATCCAATTCTATGGAGTGAATGGAGACTCAGAAAGACCATCATTGGGTAGAGCAAACTGACTTTTctccttccccccaaaagaaaaataaatgtcttctttattatcattatcataaatgtttcataatttctttcagtttattttgatCTCACTTCCCAAAGGTACTTCCATTAATCTAGTGCACATATGGAGATTGTTCTGTTTATAGCAGatacagatttaaaatttttagttgaAACcatcagcctttaaaaaaataagcagcCCTTTATCAATCCCAAGCTTCTCTACATATTcaaattgattttgttttgcattcaAGATGACCAGGCAGAAtccataagaaaaatataactacTTTAATAATCCTCTTATTAAACATTGTATTACCTGGGTAATACAAACCCCACCCAATACCCTATTCTAACAAATCACCCAAGTCCATAGCAGAGGCCCCATTAGCCTTTCCTTACAAAAGAAGATTTTTAAGCCTGCAAAGCTTTGGAGTCTATGCATTGTGATTTACTTCAATCCTCCACTGCTAACTGGGGTAGAGATAATTTGCCTATAGCCAACGAAAAGAAACTGCAATTTTTTGAAAATCCTAAGCCTATTATCATTCCCTCTATTAAACTGACGTCTCCCTGGCAGACACAACATTCACTCCCTTTTGTGACAACAGTAGCAATATCTCAGGGTTGAAATCACCTAGAAAGGACATAAGTGTCCTTATTAGTAAGTCCAGATTTGTAGTCAATAATGAAGTTCCAGTCCAACAACACTATCCTCTTcctcctaaacacacacacacaaatacacacacacacacatttataaagcTAAtccactctaattttttttttacctatagTGGATGAGAGTTATAGAATATTGGAGAGAAGAAATTGGTTTGGgggaaaattccttttttttttaacagtcatCTATAAATTTTCATgtgaacatttatataactaaaacaATGAATGATAAGGACTTCCGGTCAAGATTGTGGAGTAGATAAACCtcacatgaccacatcaaaattacaacaaaattacagaaaaaccactcttgagaaccacctgaagactagctgaacagaactcctataactaagaacATAAAGAAGCCActtccagactggtaggaggggcaaagatgcAAATAAGGCCTAGCTCCAcccccatgtgtggtggttaaggACTGAGAAGGATATTGCAGCTGCAGAGATCCTCCATAAGGAGTGAGGGGACCCAGCCCCAGACTGGGACCCGCAGCCCAGAGCACCAGGGCCAGTAATAGAGTCCCCCACAAAATCCGGCTGTGAAAAATCAACAGAGATTCCATCTGGGTGAGATAAGAGGACTGCTGTAGATGCAAATATCCTCCTAAAGGGCTAAAGAACCGACTCAATTGCTCGTAAACACTAGCCCTAAGCTCCAGCAAAAGCACAgcaaagtgccagggacatatgggaaggaAGTGacttgtctggctgcagggcaagggctggatGGGGCAGCTTTCTCTGGGACAGAATTCTTACAGGCATCATTGTTCCATTGTTGagtctcccacacacacacagctagcAATCGCAGGTAGAAGGGCTGGCaggtgccattgttcctttgttgagaccTAACCCCACCCACCTGCAAGTGCAGGCAGGCAAAAAGTTCCTTTTGTTAGCAAGTGCTAACACCACTTGCGCCACCCCGGTGATTTGCTGAGACCTTCTCCCATCCAACTCATGCACGAGGTTGAACCTATTTAAGCAGCTTTTCCATACAAGTCGCTGGAGTAGGCCCATGTTGCAAATtttcccaaaatctctcaaaggtccacaaaccccatACAAGCAGCAGCTGGGCTCAGCATAAcctatacctcttgctaagtggcctCAAAACCAGTACTTGTGGCAAgcagcctcagtttgcagcatagcctctcccaggtgctTCCAAGCCCAAAAGAGGCAGctaccaactgcagatcacttcgtagctcctaccaggtggccctggacagggCACAAGCAGCTAAATTTGGCCTATAAaaagcccctcccaggaggccccagaacaaacacacCTGGTGTctagcttcagaccacatcagagcaccatccaattagctccacaaacgATAAACCCAAAGGTTGGACTcagcaggcatcagagcccagcTAAAGCAACTCACTCTCCATGGAGTCAGCCCTGACACAACAGCTTATTTGTGGTAGTCAAGGTCAGttctcacagccagtcagtcagagggtcaatcccacccacagaGATGCTAACAACcaccaaggctca encodes:
- the ZNF32 gene encoding zinc finger protein 32 isoform X1, giving the protein MFGFPTATLLDCHGRYTQNVAFFNVMTEAHHKYDPSEATGSSSWDFQNSFRREKLEQKSPDSKTLQEDAPEVRQRVYECQECGKSFRQKGSLTLHERIHTGQKPFECTHCGKSFRAKGNLVTHQRIHTGEKPYQCKECGKSFSQRGSLAVHERLHTGQKPYECAICQRSFRNQSNLAVHRRVHSGEKPYRCDQCGKAFSQKGSLIVHIRVHTGLKPYACAQCRKSFHTRGNCILHGKIHTGETPYLCGQCGKSFTQRGSLAVHQRSCPQRLTL
- the ZNF32 gene encoding zinc finger protein 32 isoform X2, with amino-acid sequence MTEAHHKYDPSEATGSSSWDFQNSFRREKLEQKSPDSKTLQEDAPEVRQRVYECQECGKSFRQKGSLTLHERIHTGQKPFECTHCGKSFRAKGNLVTHQRIHTGEKPYQCKECGKSFSQRGSLAVHERLHTGQKPYECAICQRSFRNQSNLAVHRRVHSGEKPYRCDQCGKAFSQKGSLIVHIRVHTGLKPYACAQCRKSFHTRGNCILHGKIHTGETPYLCGQCGKSFTQRGSLAVHQRSCPQRLTL